The sequence CGACGGCTCCCTCAAGTGGACGGCCCATGCGGTGAGTTCGGGCAACGGCAAGCTCACGCTCACCGCGGGCACACCTGCCGAACCCGCGCAGAAGGTGACCGTCGACAAGAGCGGCGGCACCATCGACGTCTCCACCGGCGTCATCACCGCGAAGATCGGCAAAAACGGCTCCACGCTGATCAAGTCCGTCACCCGGGGGCCGGCGGAGATCGCCAGGAACGGGCGCCTCGTCCTGATCCGCCAGCCGGAGACCGAGGACGAGGACCAGGGCACGGTGAGGACCGAGCGCTTCGACGGCGCCATCGGCTCCGTCACCGTGGAACAGGACGGCCCGGTCCGCGCGGTCGTCCGGATCGACGGCAAGCACCGCAAGGGCGCCCGCAGTTGGCTGCCGTTCTCGATCCGCCTGTACTTCTACGCCGGCGCCGACTCCTTCCGCATGGTGCACACCATCACCTACGACGGCACCCAGGAACCCGGCAAGGCCTCCGGCGACTTCATCCGCGGGCTCGGCGTCCGCTTCTCCGTGCCGATGCGCGACGCGGCGTACGACCGGCACATCCGCATCGGCGGCGAGGGCACCGGACTGCTGCGCGAGGCCGTCCAGGGGATCACCGGCCTGCGCCGCGACCCGGGCGCGGCCGTGCAGAGCGCCCAGTACGAGGGCCGGAAACTGCCCGACCCGTCCACCTGGGACCAGCGCGTCAGCACGCGCCTGCAGTACATCCCGCACTGGGGCGACCACACCCTCGCCCAGCTCTCCGCCGACGGCTTCACCGTCCGCAAGCGCACCAGGAAGGGCTACGGCTGGATCGCCGCCGGCGGCGGCAAGCGGGCCTCCGGCTTCGGCTACGTCGGCGGCGCGAGCGGCGGACTCTCCTTCGGGCTGCGCGACTTCTGGGAGAAGTTCCCGGCCCAGCTCGACATCCGCGACGCCCACACCGAGGAGGCCACCGTCACCCTGTGGCTCTGGTCCCCCGAGGCCCAGCCGATGGACCTGCGCTTCTACCACGACGGCATGGGCCAGGACACCTACGCCAAGCAGCTCGAGGGCCTCAACATCACCTACGAGGACTACGAGCCCGCCTTCGGCACCCCCTACGGCATCGCCCGCACCTCCGAACTCCTCTTCTGGGCCAACGACTCGACCCCGGCCGCCGACGTCCTGGCCGGGCAGGCCGAAGCCGTACGCGTCCTGCCCCAGCTCGCCGCCCCGCCGCGGCAGCTCATCGGGGCCAAGGTCTTCGGCCCCGGCCTGTTCTCCGAGCCGGACCGCTCCACCGCCGCCAAGGCGAAGATCGAGGACCACCTCGACTTCCTCTTCACCTACTACAAGGACCAGGTGGAGCAGCGCCGTTGGTACGGCTTCTGGGACTACGGCGACTTCATGCACACCTACGACACCGTGCGCCACCAGTGGCGGTACGACGTCGGCGGCTACGCCTGGGACAACTCCGAGCTGTCGCCCGACCTGTGGCTCTGGTACGCGTACCTGCGCTCCGGCCGCTCCGACCTCTTCCGCTTCGCCGAGGCGCTCACCCGGCACACCGGCGAGGTCGACGTCTACCACCTCGGTGACTGGGCGGGCCTCGGCACCCGGCACGGCGTGCAGCACTTCGGCGACAGCGCCAAGCAGCAGCGCATCGCCAACACCACCTACCGGCGCTTCTACTACTTCCTCACCGGCGACGAACGCGTCGGCGACCTGATGCACGCCAACGTCGACTCCGACGAGACCTTCCTCGTCCTCGACCCGCAGCGCAAGGTCCGCACCGGCCCCTACACCCCCGACCGGCACGCCCTGTCGATCGGCTTCGGCACCGACTGGAGCGGCCTGGTGTCGGCCTGGCTGACCGAGTGGGAACGCAAGGGCCCCAAGTGGGAGAAGGCCAAGGCGCGCGTGCTGTCCACGATGGAGGGCATCGCCGCCCAGCCCAACGGCTTCGTCCAGGGCAGCGGGCTGTACGACCTCGACACCGGCAAGTTCGCCGTCGACGACAAGCCGGTGGTGTCCGTCTCCCACCTGTCGGCGGTCTTCGGTCTCAACGAGCTGTGCGCCGAGCTGATCCACCTGGTCGACATGCCCGGGTTCAAGGAGGCCTACCTCGACTACTGCCGCTATTTCAACGCCACCAAGGCCGAACAGAAGGCCCGCTACGGCACCGACTTCGGCAACCTGCTGCTCTTCCAGGGCCACTCGCGCCTCGACGCCTACGCCGCCGTACAGACCGGCGACGCGACGCTTGCCGAGCGCGCCTGGGCCAAGTTCTACGGCTCCGACGGCTACACCGAGTCCTCGCCGTGGAGGACCGAGAAGCTGACCGGACCGGCCGCCCTGGTCGAGGGCAGCGAGGCGAGCTGGGTGTCCAGCAACGACACCGCGCTCTACGGCCTCGCGGCGATCGAGAACCTGGCCCTCCTCGGCGACAGGATGCCGTAACCGGGCCGGTTCCGGGGAGCGCCGTCGCACGGGCGGCGGCGCTCGCCTCCCGAGTGTGGCCCGCGTCACCACGCCCCGCATGAGTACGCGTACTCAGATCGCCGCGCCGGGCAGACTCCCGCCATGGACTGGAACCACTACCGCTTCCTCAGCCTGTGGTCCCTGCCCGCCCGGCCGGCGGCGGTGTACGCCGTGCTGGAGCGGCCCGAGGACTATCCCCGCTGGTGGCCGCAGGTGCGCGCGGTGACCCGGCTGGACGGCACCACCGGCGTCCTCACCATCCGGTCCCTGCTGCCGTACGACATGACCTTCACCGCGCGCGAGACGCGCCGCGATCCCGCCGCCGGGGTCCTGGAGGTCGCCGTGTCCGGAGACATCGAGGGGTGGGCCCGCTGGACGGTCACGGCCCACGGCCCCGGCACCCTCGCCCGCTACGAGCAGGAGGTCGACGTACGCAAGCTCCTGCTCAGGCGGCTCGCCGTACCCGGGCGGCTGGTCTTCCGGGCCAATCACCGCCTGATGATGCGATCCGGGCGGCGGGGACTGGTCCGGCTCCTCGAAGCGGTTTGAAGGATCGGCGCCTCGACCTGTATTGTTCGGTGCGTTCCCGGGCGATTAGCTCAGTGGGAGAGCGCTTCGTTCACACCGAAGAGGTCACTGGTTCGAACCCAGTATCGCCCACCCGGAGAAGGCCGGTCCGCAGCAGCGGACCGGCCTTTCGCATGGTCACGCCGCCGCCGGCAGCTCCGGCCGCAGCGGCCAGTCCGTGCTGACGATCTCGTCCGAGCCGCTGCGCGCGAACCACGCCTGCAGGCCGCGGGCCTGCGCCGCGTGCCAGTTGGCCTGGAGCGTGTGCAGTTCGGCGGGGGTGAGGCGCTCCAGCCGGGTCGCGAACCGGCGGCCCACCGCCCGCACGACATCCAGCGCGGCCAGTGCGTCCGCCGCCGCGTCATGCGCGTCCTGCAGCGCCACGCCGTAGTGCGCGCACAGGTCGGTCAGTGTGCGGCGCCCCTTGCGGTACCGGTCCAGGTGCTTGTCCAGCACCCGCGGGTCCAGCACCCTGAGCGGCACCGACTCGAACCAGCGGTCCAGCGGCGACGCCCGGTGCCGGCGCAACTCCCGGTCCAGCAGCGTGAGATCGAACGGTGCGTTCATCACCACCAGCGGACGGCCCATCGCCGCGTGCTCCGCCAGCTGCTCGGCTATCTCGTACATCACCGGCGCCGGCCAGCGTCCGTGGTGCTGCAGGTGTTCCTCCGTCAGCCCGTGCACCGCCGTCGCCGCCTCGGGCACCGGCACACCCGGGTTGACCAGCCAGCGGGACACCCGGGGCCGGGTCCCCGGTGCGTCCTGGACGACGACGGCGGCCGACACGATCCGGTCGGTCTCGACGTCCACGCCCGTCGTCTCCGTGTCGAAGGCGGCCAGTGGCCCCTCGTACCAGGTCGTCATCTGAACCCAACTCCTCGTTCACCTACAGCAGATGACGTTCCGTCTTCTGCCCGTTTGGTGATACCCGGGCCGTTTGCGCCGTACGCCGCGAGGAGACAACAGGAGTACGGGTCTTTGCAGTTCAGCGGCCCGCAGCGGGGACACTCATTGCTTGGAAGGCTGTTGGTCATGGCCATTGCGCAGCCCGAGCGGGGCGGGCTGCTGCCCGATCGTCCGGGCACCGTCCGCGGCACGCTCGCCACCACCGCGTGCATGGAGACACTGCAGGTCGGCTATCTGCACGCGGTCGCCGCCGCGGCGGGCTGCTCGCTGTCCCAGCCCTTCCCGGACAACGGCATCGACTGGCACGTCAGCCACAGCGCGCCCGGACACACCGTCGACGACGAGGTCACCATCAAGGTGCAGCTGAAGGCCACGTACCAGGTCGCGCCGAACCCGCCGGGCCGCTCCTTCTCCTTCACCCTCGACAACGACCACCTGCGCAAGCTCGCCCGCACACCCGTCTCGGTGCACAAGATCCTGGTCGTGATGCTCGTCCCGCGCTCCCAGGACGACTGGCTGCGCGCCAGCCACGACCGGCTCGACCTCAGGCACTGCTGCTACTGGGTCAACCTGGCCGGTCACCCGGTCACCGGCCGGCACCGGACCACCGTGCGGATCCCGACCTCGCGCATCTTCGACGACCGGGCGCTGTGCGAGATCATGACGCGGGTCGGGACGGGAGGCAGGCCATGAGAAGCCGTCCGCACGAGGAGCTGCCGCGCCAGGTCCGCCCGCACCCCGACGACCTCGCCTGGCACCGGCCCCCCGACCCCGCCCACGTCGACCCCGTCGTGCTCGGCGCCCTGCTGCACCGGCACGGCTGGCAGCGGCGCGGCGGAGACCCGGGACGCTACGGCCGCTGGACCCCGCCGGGGCCGGGCGGCGGCGGGACCAGCCTGCTGGTGCCCGAGAGCCGGGCCTTCCCCGACAGCGACGACCTGCTCGGCGAGGCCCTCGACGCGCTCGCCCGCAGCGAGACGCCCGCCGCGCGCGAGGTGCTGATCTCCCTCGCCGTACCCAGTGACGAGATCCGCTGGTGGCGGGACACCCCGGACGGACCCGCCGGCGCCACGCCCTGGACGGCGGACGAGCAACTGCGCGGCGCCGCACGGCAGATGCTGCTCGCCGCCGCGCTCGCCACACGCGCGCGTGCCGGCTACCACGGCGCCCGCCACCGCCGCGCGGCGGTCTCCCTGCTGGAGCACGTCCTCGTCGGCCCCGCCGCCGAGGACCGCCACCTCACCGCCTTCGCGCCCGTGCCCACCGGGCGCCCCCTCGCCGTCCGTCTCCACCAGGCCCTTTGTGCCGCCCGCGAGGCCATCGACTACCAGCGGGCCACCGGCGGCATGGACGCCTTCGACGGCGCCGTCGAGGCAGGGGTCAGCCGCGAGCTGACCGAGGCGCTGACCGTGCTCGTCCGGGGCACCGAGGGCGCCCGGATCGCGGTCGCCTGGGCACCCGGCGCCGGCGTCCCCGAGGGCTGCGCCCCGTCCGCCGAACCCGTCGAGTTCTCACCCGGCGACCTGCCCGTCCTGTGCGAGGCCGCGGCCCGCTATCTGCGCGAGGAACCCTCCGTGCCGGTCCGGATCACCGGCGCCGTGGTCCGTATGCGCCGCTCCGGGCCCGGCGGCGAGGGCACCGTACGGCTGCGCGTCCTCGCCGGCGCCGAGGTCCCGCACGTCCGCGTCACCCTGGGCGAGGAGGACTACCGCATCGCCGGCCATGCCCACCTCGTCGGACTCCCGGTGCGGGTGCACGGCAGGCTGGAGCGCCGGGGCGGCTTCCGCCGGCTCACCGGCGCCTCGGGGGTCGTACCGGTACAGGTCGACGAGGGGGAGCGGGACCGGCTGATGAAGGCCCTCCAGGAGAACCTCGACTTCTTCGAGGAGGCCTGCGGGGAGTCGTACGGCGACAGGGACTGAGAGGACGGGGCGGTAGGCGCTGGGGGACTGAGGGTGACCGTTTCGCGGTCGGTGCCGTCGGGTCGGTACGATCGCCTGTGCGCGCGCTCCTGGTATGGCGCCGCACCCCACCTTCAGTCAGGAGAGACCGGTGTCAGACGTCCGTGTGATCATCCAACGCGATTCCGAGCGGGAAGAACGCGTGGTGACGACGGGCACTACGGCCGCCGACCTCTTCGCGGGCGAGCGCTCGATCATCGCCGCGCGTGTCGGGGCCGAG comes from Streptomyces sp. FXJ1.172 and encodes:
- a CDS encoding 3'-5' exonuclease, which gives rise to MTTWYEGPLAAFDTETTGVDVETDRIVSAAVVVQDAPGTRPRVSRWLVNPGVPVPEAATAVHGLTEEHLQHHGRWPAPVMYEIAEQLAEHAAMGRPLVVMNAPFDLTLLDRELRRHRASPLDRWFESVPLRVLDPRVLDKHLDRYRKGRRTLTDLCAHYGVALQDAHDAAADALAALDVVRAVGRRFATRLERLTPAELHTLQANWHAAQARGLQAWFARSGSDEIVSTDWPLRPELPAAA
- a CDS encoding SRPBCC family protein, whose protein sequence is MDWNHYRFLSLWSLPARPAAVYAVLERPEDYPRWWPQVRAVTRLDGTTGVLTIRSLLPYDMTFTARETRRDPAAGVLEVAVSGDIEGWARWTVTAHGPGTLARYEQEVDVRKLLLRRLAVPGRLVFRANHRLMMRSGRRGLVRLLEAV
- a CDS encoding DUF4365 domain-containing protein → MAIAQPERGGLLPDRPGTVRGTLATTACMETLQVGYLHAVAAAAGCSLSQPFPDNGIDWHVSHSAPGHTVDDEVTIKVQLKATYQVAPNPPGRSFSFTLDNDHLRKLARTPVSVHKILVVMLVPRSQDDWLRASHDRLDLRHCCYWVNLAGHPVTGRHRTTVRIPTSRIFDDRALCEIMTRVGTGGRP
- a CDS encoding exo-rhamnogalacturonan lyase family protein, giving the protein MSPIPRRSLLKAAAVAGAAAPFSWALGARDAEAAPRAAAGGAGPVTLDWLEGGGLGAAPGSTVGVPWPMGAYQEDQAFALTDAAGKDVPVQTWPLAYWPDGSLKWTAHAVSSGNGKLTLTAGTPAEPAQKVTVDKSGGTIDVSTGVITAKIGKNGSTLIKSVTRGPAEIARNGRLVLIRQPETEDEDQGTVRTERFDGAIGSVTVEQDGPVRAVVRIDGKHRKGARSWLPFSIRLYFYAGADSFRMVHTITYDGTQEPGKASGDFIRGLGVRFSVPMRDAAYDRHIRIGGEGTGLLREAVQGITGLRRDPGAAVQSAQYEGRKLPDPSTWDQRVSTRLQYIPHWGDHTLAQLSADGFTVRKRTRKGYGWIAAGGGKRASGFGYVGGASGGLSFGLRDFWEKFPAQLDIRDAHTEEATVTLWLWSPEAQPMDLRFYHDGMGQDTYAKQLEGLNITYEDYEPAFGTPYGIARTSELLFWANDSTPAADVLAGQAEAVRVLPQLAAPPRQLIGAKVFGPGLFSEPDRSTAAKAKIEDHLDFLFTYYKDQVEQRRWYGFWDYGDFMHTYDTVRHQWRYDVGGYAWDNSELSPDLWLWYAYLRSGRSDLFRFAEALTRHTGEVDVYHLGDWAGLGTRHGVQHFGDSAKQQRIANTTYRRFYYFLTGDERVGDLMHANVDSDETFLVLDPQRKVRTGPYTPDRHALSIGFGTDWSGLVSAWLTEWERKGPKWEKAKARVLSTMEGIAAQPNGFVQGSGLYDLDTGKFAVDDKPVVSVSHLSAVFGLNELCAELIHLVDMPGFKEAYLDYCRYFNATKAEQKARYGTDFGNLLLFQGHSRLDAYAAVQTGDATLAERAWAKFYGSDGYTESSPWRTEKLTGPAALVEGSEASWVSSNDTALYGLAAIENLALLGDRMP